Part of the Microbacterium immunditiarum genome is shown below.
CTCTGCACGTCTCGAGAGTTCAGCCGCCGGCGAGCTCCGCGTCCTTGTCGCGGATCGAGTCAGCCATGCGGTCGAGCGCCTGCGCCATGTCGTTGACAGCCTCCGACGCGTCGTCGAGGGAGCTCGTCAGCTCCGAGTACGCGGTCGAGTAGGCCTCGGACGCGTTCTCGGTCTTGAAGCCGTCCTGCACGAGGTCGTCGATGACTCCCTGAAGCTCCTTCAGCGTGTCGGTGATGCTCTGGCGTCCGTCACGCAGTCGCTGCGCCGCGCTCTCCATCTCGCTGTACGTTGCACCGAAATCGTGTCCGGCCATGAAACCCGCCTCCCAGCGTTCGTCATATTCAGGCCGTTTCGGCCTTACCTCGTCGAGGCTAGCGAACGGGGCAGGCACCGCCCATGGGGAGAACTACCCATGGGCTCCCGCCGGCTCGGCGACCGGTCTCGGCGCGCCGCTGCCGGCGGGTTCGGCGACGAACGGGACCTGCATCGTGACGGCACGACCGGCCTGCACGAAGATCCCTCGCCCGACCGGGAAGTCCGACCGCTTGACGCGACCGAACGTGACCTTGAACAGCGCTTCGCCGTCGTACGTGTCGGGCTTGAGCACGATTCCCTGCCGGCCGGTCTTCCACTCTCCGAGGACGCCGATGCTTCCACTGGCACGCGTGATCTCCGCCTCGCCGATCAGCATGTGCTCGCTGTTGTTCATCGCCTGCAGCAGCCCGCGCATCGGGCGATCGGCCGGGCCGTCCGCCAGGTGGGGAATGTCTTCGATGACGATCAGGATGCGGCTGCCGGGAGCGTCGCTGACCACCAGCTCTGCCAGCTCCGTCGCCAGTTCCTTCTCGTCCTCGGGCTTGGTAGCGCTTCGCACCCACGGGCGGAAGTCCTTGAGCTCCGCACGCCGGCTGCCGAAGTGGTACAGCCGCAGGTCGGGGTCGAAGCGCTCCATCGCGACGATGAGCGCCTTGAGCGCGTTCGTGCGGCCTGACTGCGGCGGACCCGAGATCACGAACGATCCCACCGGCTCGAATCCGCGTGGCGCGAGGGTGTCGTCGGCGATGCCGAACACCGGCATCCCGTCCACCCGCGCCGGCATCTCCGCCGTCCGGACCGACGTGGGAAGGGCGCCGATCTCGGGGAGGTCCCGGACGCCGATCTCCCGAAGACGGTCGCCGAGCGCGGCGAGGGCCTTGGTCTGCTCGACCACGTTGGACGTGCCGCCGAGCACGGCGATCTGCGCCTCGTGACCGTCGATGACGGCACGGCCGGGCGCTGACTGCTCGTCGAGCACGTCGCGGGGCGCGCCCAGCAGCATGTACTGGGCGTTGTCGCCCATCCGCAGCACGACGCGCCGGGAGATGTTCGCTGCCACCGCGCTCGGCACGGCATTGCCGCGGTCCGCGGTGATGACCGTGTGCACGCCCAGGGTGCGCCCCTCGCCGAGGATCCGCATGAAGATCCGGTAGAAGGGACCCCGGCCCGGAGCGACCTCCCAGTCCTTCTTGAACTCCGGATAGTTGTCGATGAGCACGAGGATGCGCGGCATGGCTGGATCGACCAGCTCGCGGTACTCGTGCACGGACGCGGCGCTCGCCGCCGAGAAGGCCGCCGCCCGACGGTCCAGCTCCTTGTCGAGGGTGCGCAGCAGGCGCTGGATGCGCTCGACGTCGGCGCCGTCGACGACCGACCCCACGTGCGGGAGCGCGGCCAGGGCGCCCAGCGCGCCGGACGCGAAGTCGAGGCAGTACACCTGCACACGACCGCGGTCGGGTCGCATGCCTGCCGCGGTGGCGATCGTCTTGAGTACGGTGGACTTGCCTGAGCCCGACGTTCCGTAGACCACGAGAGATCCGTCCCGGTCGGGAACGAAGACCGCCTGCGCCTGCTGCTGCTTCTCGGGCACGTCCATGAGCGCGATCGGGATGCGGGTGTCGCCGTCGTTCGGCAGATCCCTCAGGTCGATCAGCGGCGACAGCTCGTCCAGCCACGGACGACGCGGTCGGGGAAGCGCCGCCAGCTCGCTCGCCCGGACGAGGGTCGAGACGATGCGCCTCTGGTCGTTCGGCCCGAGGAGCTCCTCGTGCGCATCCGACTCAGGCGGCCGGTCGGGTTCCCACTCGCCCGTGGCGCCGAATCGGAGCTCCGCGACGCGGACCTCGGCGGCGGCGCTGTCGTCGTCGTCCGTCCATCCGCCGGTGTACGCGGCCTGGAAGGGAACCAGACGCCCGGGACCGATCTTGGCGATCGCGCGGCCCGGAATCGTGGGCGCGAAGCTCGCCGCGATGGGATCGTCGACGACGTCGCGCGAATCGGACTCGTCGGCCATGCGCAGCGCGATGCGCAGGTTGGTGTTCGCCCGGAGGTTGTCCTTGATGACGCCGGCCGGTCGCTGCGTCGCCATGATCAGGTGGATTCCGAGGGACCGGCCTCGCTGGGCGATGTCGACGACGCCGTCGACGAACTCCGGCATCTCGGAGGCCAGTGCGGCGAACTCATCGATCACCAGAACGAGCGACGGAGGGCACTCCGGGTCCTGCCGCTTCTCCAGCTCGAGGAGGTCCTTCGCCTTCTTGCGGTTGAGCAGATGCTCGCGGCGCTGCAGCTCGGCGCGGAGGCTCGTCAGAGCGCGACTCACGAGGTGCGGACTGAGGTCGGTGACCAATCCGACGCAATGTGGCAGGTCGACGCAGTCGGCGAAGGCCGATCCGCCCTTGTAGTCGACGAACAGGAAGGTGACCCGATCGGGGCTGTGGGCCGCGGCCATGCCGAGCACCCACGCCTGCAGGAACTCCGACTTCCCCGCACCGGTCGTGCCGCCCACGAGCGCGTGCGGACCGTGCGTGCGCAGATCCAGCGCCATCGCGTCGCTCACGCCCTGCCCGACGATCGCCCGCAGAGTGCCCGCCTTCTTCAGCCGCGGCCGCGGAGCGGGGGATCGATCGACGATCGTGTTGTTCTGCCGCCACCGTTCGATCACGACGCTCGGGTCCTCGGCGATCGCCCGGTCCACCAACTGCAGGAACATCACCGAGTTCGGGATGTCGGATGCGTCGTGGACGACCGTGCTCGCGTCCACGACCGGGGCGAGCCGTCGCGCGAACATCTGCATGTACGCGTTCGACACGCCTTCCACCCGCACGGAGTCGAAGTGCTGGCCGGTGCGCACCTGGCCCACGCGCGCCTCATCCAGGCTGCTCGTGAGCTCGATGTAGCTGCGGCACACGGCGGGGAGCGACTCGACGGTGGGCGCGACGAACACCGCGTGGACGCCGTGGTCGGCTCCGCGCTCGAGCACGTCGGTGAGGCGACCGCGATCCACGGGGGCGTCGCCGGTCACGAAGACGATCACCGACACCTGCGGGGCTTTCTGCCGCTCGGTGGCCGCACGCGCGACATCCGTGCCGTAGACCAGGGGGTTCCAGTCCTCCTTGAACGGTCCGCGCGGCTCGCCCTTGTCGGCGCGCGCCGCGGCACGGCTGACGTACTCCTCGAGCGAGTTCAGCAGCGAGGCGCTCGTCGGTGCGGAGTCGGCGAGCGCACCGTGTGCGAACGGGCTGCGCTCGCTCGAGGTGTGCGGCAGCCACTTGAGCCAGTCGAGCTCGGGCGTCCACGCCGAGTCGGCGAACGCGACGGCAACGAGGTCGTTCGGGGCGTGCAGGCCGAACAGCTGGACGGCGATGCCGCGCATCGTGTCGGCGACGAGCGCGCGCGGACCGGCGATCCCGATCGAGCCCGCGTCGGAGAGCGTGTCGAAAACCGGGACGTCGTCGACGAACTCGTAGCGCGCGCGCAGCCGCTCGATGCGCTCGATGAACTCGGGCAGCCCTTCAGGGGTGTCGGCGTCGTCGATGGCGTTCCGCGCCGGCAGCCGGCAGCTGCCCAACCGCACGGCGAGGTGGTTCCAGTGCTCCGGCCTCCTCGTCCACAGCATCGGGCCAAGTCGCATCGCCTGGTCGAACACTTCGGCGACCGGCGGGGCCTCGGCGTTGCGGGCGCGCTCCTCCTCCGGCTTGCCGCGGAAGAAGTCCTCCTCGAGCTGCTCGTACTGCCGCTCGAACAGGCCGTACTCGTGGTTCTCGCCCTTCTTGCTCTGCAGCGACTGATTGATGAGGTTGCCGAACGCCATGAGCGGTGTCATGACGATGATCAGCAACGACCGGGGGTTCTCGTTGATCGCGTACAGCGCGGCGCCCATGAGGATCGGCGCGATGAGGATCGGCCACGGGAAGAGCCTGCCGATCTTCTCGGTGGGGATCCGCGGGGGCTTGAAGCGGGTGCCCGGGTAGCGCACCTCGACTCGCGGACTGCGGTTGAAGAGGAGTCCCCCGCCTCGCTCGATGATCGGCTCCTCGGCCGCGGACCCGTCGAACGTGCGCGCGAAGACCAGCACGAGGGTCGTCGCGCCGATCACGAACGGCGTGCCCTCTTCGATCCGCACACGCTGCACCTGGACGCCGTCCACGAGAACGCCGTTGGCGGAGTTGAGGTCGACGACCTCGACGTGGGCACCGACCTCGAGACGCGCGTGGCGCTTGGACACCAGCGGGTCGGAGAGCACGATGTCGTTCCCCGGGTCGCGTCCCAGCGAGACGCGGCCGGCCGCGAGCGGGAACTCCTGGCCGGCGAGCGGACCCGTCGTCGCACGAAGCAGTCCGACGATGTCGCGGCGCGCCGTCGAGACGAAGCCAGGGCCGTAATTGATGACGGATGCGGCGAACCCCGAGCCGATCGGAGCCTCGCCGATCGGGATGTCGGGCTGCAGCGACACCATCCGCTCACCGGTCGGCGGCGCGACGGCGAGGGTCAGGACGTCGCCGTCCGTGAAGGGGATCGAGCGGGCCGGGTCGGCCTCGGCGATGTGGCGGGCCACGTCGCCCGCCGTCGCCGTGGAATCCGTGGTGATCACGATGTCGACGGGATCGCTCGTGTGGCGGTGCAGGGTCAGCTTCAGTCTCATGGATGTTCTTCTCGCGAACGGGGGGTCATGCGCGAACGATGTCCGCAGTACGGTCGCCCAGTCGGATCCGGTCGCCGTCGGCCGCGCGGACGGGCACGCCGGCGGTCAGGCCCTCGTCGACGCCAGCGCGGATGAGCCCGGATCCGTTCGTCGATGCGCAGTCCACGACCTCCAGGCCTCCGGTGACGGGGCGCACCAGCATGTGGGTCTTGGAGAGCGTGCGGCTTCCGTCTGCGACCCGAATCGGTCGCGCACCCGGATGCTCGGCGGCGTCGGGGTTCCGACCCAGGAGGATCGGCCCGGGGACGGGGATGCGCTCGCCGGTGTCCAGCCGCAGCACGAGCGTCGCTGATCGCGATGCCGCGGGCATCAGCTCGGGAACACCGTCCGGCTGAAGCTGCGGGAGCTGGGGCTGCGGAAGCCTCGGCTGCGGAACGGGAGCCTGAGCGGGTGCCGGTGCCGGTGTCGGTGCCGTCGGGCGATCCGACGTCTCGGGCGGCCGGGCGAGGCCGAGCACACCCGCGCTGATCCGGCTTCCTGGGCGATACTCGGGCTGCCGTGCCGGGTCGAGCGGGGTGGCCAGCGACGGCAGTTCGGCACGCTCCTCCACAGGCTCCGCGTTCACCGTCTTGCGCGCGATGCGCATGCGCTTCTCGTCGTACGGGTCCAGCCCGTTGCGCACGTCGACCAGCCACACATTCGTCGCCTTGTCATGCCAGCCGCGACCTCGCCCCTGCGGATCGAACGTCGGCGACAGCAGGAAGACGGCGGAGCCGAAGGGCACGACGCCGGCGGCGACGACGATGAGCAAGCGCAGCAGCACGGCGCCGACGCCCGGCCGCTCGAGGGTGCGAACGTTCACGGAGCGGACCCCGGCCATGGCCTTGCCGAGCGTCATCCCCTTCCGTCCGTGGAGGACCAGCTGGACGACGGCGAACACGAGCGTGAGCAGGACGGTGATGCCGGCGGTCACGACCCCGAGCCCGAAGTCGGGATGGTTGACGAAGCCGTACGGCGAGACGGCGCCCGTCAGCAGCTTGACGACCAGCGGCAGCGCGCCGATCCACAGGGGGAGCTGGATGACCACCCAGATGGCGAGGTCGCACGCCAGCGCGAGCGCGCGGCGGCCGAAGGGCGCACTGAGCAGCCCGAGAGCCGCCGCGTAGGCAGGGTCGGGCCGCCCGGAGGCGTCGATCCCCTCGATGACGCGCTCCTGCTCGTGGATCTCCCAGATCATGCCGCCGGCTGCCTCCGAATGCTCCTCATGACGCCCGTTGCCCCGGTCCACAGTACCCAGCCCCGCATCCCGCCCCTGATCGGAGCTGCCGCCCCGCCGCGCGACGCGATCAGTCGAGCTTCGGACGCAGCTGCTCGGCGATGGTGGCGATGTTCTCCGGCGTCACCTGCCAGCGTGTGGCATCCGTGTCTTCGAATGTCACCTCGTACTCGCCCTTGACGCGATCGAACTGCACCAGGATCGCCACGGGGAGCGCCTCCCCGGGCTTGTAGTAACTCTCGGTGTACGCGTCCAGCGCGGGCTTGATGCCGGTCGGGCGCGAAGCGACCGGCGACACCGCGCCACCCGGTGAGTACGCGTAGCCGTGAGTCCCCGCGAGCTGCTCGCCCCGGAATTCGATCACCATCGCGAACGACTCCCAGTCATCGCCGGCACCGCGCATGTGCTCGATCAGCGCGCGGATGAGGTCAGCGGTCACATTCGTGGACAAGAGGTTCTCCTAGGGTCGGCCGGGGTCAGGGAAGGCCGGGCATGTCTCGCGAGTACTTGCGGTCGAAGCTCTCGCCGGCCTCGTTCCAGAAGCTGGGGAAGTTGCGGTAGACCTCGTCGCCCGTGCTCGGGTTCGTGACGACGTACTCGACTTCGAGCGCATCCGGGCGCACCGCGCCGGGCGGGTAGATGTCGATGCGGTAGTCGACCTGGTAGCCGTTCGCGACCCAGGCCGCCCACTCGTTCTCCATCTTCTTCCACGCGCCGGTGTTGAGGTTGCCGGCCTGGGGAATGATGCCGGGATCGGGCGTATCGCCGAAGAACCGGTGCCCGCCCAAGTGGCCGCCGTGATCCGTCGAGCTCCCGAGGTTGCCGATCTCCGTCGCGTTGTCGCCGCGGTCGCCGCCGCCGAAGTCCTCGCGGATCGTCCCCCGCTCCGAGCCGGGTCGCCCCGTCTCGCGGTCCCAGTACGTCGTCTTGGTGTTCGTGCCGCGCGTGGTCACCGTGCTGTCGTACTTGTCGACGTCTCGGATCTGCCTGATGACCGAGTCGAGGTGGTTGTCGAGGTTGTCGGCGACGCCACGGAGCCTGCCCGACTGCGTCGCCGCGTCCCGCACTGCGTCGGCAGCTCGCCTGACGACATCCCCGGGCCTCATCCGTCGCCTCCGAAGTCGAGGGCCGAGAACTCCGCGAAGAAGTTCGACGTCAACGACGCGACGTCCTCTCCGTGCAGCTTCATCGTCGACTGGGCCTCTTCCAGCGCCGCCAGATCGGCCTGGAACTCATCCGAGTCGCCCACCGCGCCTTCCACCATGGGCGCATCCAGGATCGCGTCGATCACCGCGGGCAGCTGGTCCGCCATCGGCTCGATCACCATCGGCGCCAGCTGATTCAGCAGCTGCTCGACCACGATGTCGACCGCGGCGTTCAGGAGCTTCTTCTTGATGAGCAGCATCGGACCGGCACCGGCAGCCGTGAACGGATTGGTCAGCATCGCGACCAGCGTGATCATCGTGGACGTCACATCCACGATCACCTTCATCTTCAAGCCGAAGATGACATCCGCGCCGACGTCCATCGCCGTCGCCGCCGGCGGCATTATGTCGATGAGCTTCTGCAGATTCTGCGACCGGTTCGTGTTCCACGCGCTCAGCGTGGCCGGGCCCGACTGGCCACCCAGCGCCGACGCCAGATCGCCGTTCATCTTCCGGTCCACGGCCTGGACAACCGACTCCAGGTCCGACCCGAAGTTGCGCACCAACACGGCGCCCTTGCGGACCTCGTCCTCATCGATATCGGGCCACTCGAATCCGAGCTTCTCCATGATCCAGACAAGCTCGTTCGGCAACATCATTCCCACGGCAACGACCTCCAGGCCTCGAATGTACGGAAACGCCCGCGGAACGCACCATGGGTACTTCTCCCCACGTGCCATGCGCGGCGGTGTGAATCAGTCGCTCGACCGCACAGAGGGGTGCGACGGCCGGCCCGCGGTGGCGGCCGGCTAACGCCAGTTGTACGTGAACATCCAATACAGCGCTTCCAGCGCGTTCTGACCGAGCTCGGGATGCCGCTCAGCCATGATCCGCTGCGCTTCCCGCCCGCCTTCGGACAGGGTCCTGGCCGACCAGTCGACCTCGATCGACATCATCTCGCCGGTGAGCCCCTTCACGTGCGCGAGCAGCGCCTCCGGCTCCGCGCCGCCGGCGAAGGCGATGACAGCGTCCTCATCGGACTTGGGGAAGGGCGACCGCCCCTTGGCGAGGTACTCGACAATCGCCTGGCTCACCCGTGCGTCTTCCACGCTCGTCTCCATCGCGTTCATTCCGGCCAGATCACCGACTCGACAAGGGTATCGGGGTCGATGCGGACCACCTGCGTGACCTCCGGGTTCGCCTTGAGGCGGTCGAGCTCGGCCCACCACACGGCATCCGGCCGGATGTTCTCACCGAGCACCGCGCGAACCGTGCCGGACGCCCCCGAGGCGTACGCCTCCGAGACCTGCGTCCAGGTCGCGACCGCGGCCGGGTTGTCGGCGTCCCACTCGGGCATGGCGACGCCCCGGGCCTCGATGAGCATCTCGAGCGTCGTCCCATTGTTGTCCGCGGCGATCCTCCCCGCGATCTCCTGACCGTTGCGGGGCCACATGCCGGACCAGTAGAACGCGCCATCCCTCGGCGTCCGGAAGACCTCGGGGTCGATCGTTCCGTCCGAGTTGAAGCCGGGCCGCTTCGGGTCGGGCAGGTGAGGCGTGTCGGGCCGGTCGTCGAAGACGTCCACGTCGCGCACGCCCCGGACGACGTCGTCGATGTGGCCCGATACGTTGTCGGCGACCTGATGGAGCTTGTCCTTCGCGTGCACGAACCCCTGGAGCACCGCCTCGCGCACTTCGCGCATGATCGGCTTGATCGCGCTCATCCGCGATCACCGTCGAGGACGCGCTCCGGCTCGAGCTCATTCGGCAAAATCGTCATCAATGCAGGACCTCCACCCGCGGCAACCCTAGGCAGGCCGCGCGTGCCGCCGCGATGGGGAGAACTCCCCATCGAGCGCCCGACGCGCGCGGGCTCAGTGGAAGAAGTGGCGCTCGCCCGTGAAGAACATCGTGACGCCCGCCTGACGCGCGGCCCCGATGACCTCCTCGTCGCGCACGGACCCGCCGGGCTGCACGATCGCCGAGATGCCGGCGTCGATGAGCACCTGCGGTCCGTCGGCGAAGGGGAAGAACGCGTCGGATGCCGCGACAGACCCGGCCGCGCGGCCCCCTGCGCGCTCGACGGCGAGGCGGCACGAGTCCACGCGGTTGACCTGGCCCATGCCGATGCCGACGGTCGCGGAGTTCTTCGCGAGCACGATCGCGTTCGACTTGACCGCGCGGCACGCCTTCCACGCGAAGATGAGGTTCGTCATCTCGGACTCGGCCGGGCGATCGCCCGACACGAGCTGCCAGTCCTTCGCGACCGACTCGATGTCGTCGGGGAAGCGGTCGGCGTCCTGCAGCAGGAGCCCGCCCGAGATGAGGCGCACATCCATGCGCTCCTGCCGCCAGTCCGGCGGAAGCTGCAGGATGCGCAGGTTCTTCTTCTCGCGGAACAGCTCGAGGGCCGTCGGCTCGAAGTCGGGCGCGACGATCACCTCGGTGAAGATGTCGCGCAGGTTCTCGGCCATCTTGAGCGTCACCGTGCGGTTGGCGGCGATGACTCCTCCGAACGCCGACACCGGGTCGCACTCGTGCGCACGCAGGTGCGCGCTCGCGATGGGGTCGAGGGCGTTGGGCGCCGCTACCGCGATGCCGCACGGGTTCGCGTGCTTCACGATCGCCACGGCGGGCTTGATCATGTCGAACGCGGCGCGGAGGGCGGCATCCGCGTCGACGTAGTTGTTGTACGACATCTCCTTGCCCTGCAGCTGCTTCGCCTGGGCGATGCCGTGACCGCCGAGGGTCGTGTAGATCGCGGCGCGCTGGTGCGAGTTCTCGCCGTAGCGCAGCATCGCGAGCCGCTCGGCCTTGATCGTGAGGTGCCTGGGGAGGGCGACGCCCTCGGCGAGCGTGCCCTCGGCGAACCACGTCGCGACCGCCGTGTCGTACGCCGCGGTGTGGGCGAACGCGCGCGCCGCGAGCTGGCGGCGCTGCGCGAGGGTCGTGCCACCCGAGCGGACAGCGTCGATGATCGCCGGGTACGCCTCGGGCGAGACGACGATCGCGACGTTCGCGTGGTTCTTCGCGGACGCGCGGACCATCGCCGGTCCGCCGATGTCGATCTGCTCGATGACGTCGTCGGAGACGGCGCCCGACGCGACCGTCTCCATGAACGGGTACAGGTTCACGACGACGAGCTCGAACGCCCGGATGCCGAGCTCTTCGAGCTGACGCTCGTGGTCCTCCAGGCGCAGATCGGCGAGCAGGCCCGCATGGACCGACGGATGCAGCGTCTTGACGCGCCCGTCGAGGGACTCCGGGAAGCCGGTGATGCTCGACACATCGGTCACGGCGTAGCCCGCGTCGCGCAGCAGCGAGGCCGAGCCGCCCGTCGACACGATCTCGACGCCCGCGGCGGCGAGCGCCTCGGCGAGGACGAGCAGGTCCGTCTTGTCGCTCACCGACACGAGCGCGCGACGGATCGGCACGACATCGCGGTCGCGGTAGAGGGCGGGATCGTGGCGCGGGCCTGCCATGGGGGCTCCTGTTGCAGTCTCGGGTTCGGTGAAGGGTCTAGGCCGCGGCGGCGGCGGTGAGGTCGAGCTCGCCGGTCGCGATGCGGCGCACGACGTCGATCAGAAGGCGCCGTTCGACGGGCTTGATGCGCTCGTGGAGCGCATGCTCGTCGTCGCCGGGCAGCACGGGCACGCGCTCCTGCGCGAGGATCGGGCCGGTATCGACTCCGCGGTCGACGACGATGACGCTCGCGCCGGTGCGGTCGACGCCCGCGGCGAGAGCGTCTCGCACGCCGTGCGCGCCGGGGAACTCGGGGAGGTACGCCGGGTGGGTGTTGATGACGC
Proteins encoded:
- the purH gene encoding bifunctional phosphoribosylaminoimidazolecarboxamide formyltransferase/IMP cyclohydrolase → MAGPRHDPALYRDRDVVPIRRALVSVSDKTDLLVLAEALAAAGVEIVSTGGSASLLRDAGYAVTDVSSITGFPESLDGRVKTLHPSVHAGLLADLRLEDHERQLEELGIRAFELVVVNLYPFMETVASGAVSDDVIEQIDIGGPAMVRASAKNHANVAIVVSPEAYPAIIDAVRSGGTTLAQRRQLAARAFAHTAAYDTAVATWFAEGTLAEGVALPRHLTIKAERLAMLRYGENSHQRAAIYTTLGGHGIAQAKQLQGKEMSYNNYVDADAALRAAFDMIKPAVAIVKHANPCGIAVAAPNALDPIASAHLRAHECDPVSAFGGVIAANRTVTLKMAENLRDIFTEVIVAPDFEPTALELFREKKNLRILQLPPDWRQERMDVRLISGGLLLQDADRFPDDIESVAKDWQLVSGDRPAESEMTNLIFAWKACRAVKSNAIVLAKNSATVGIGMGQVNRVDSCRLAVERAGGRAAGSVAASDAFFPFADGPQVLIDAGISAIVQPGGSVRDEEVIGAARQAGVTMFFTGERHFFH
- a CDS encoding DNA/RNA non-specific endonuclease produces the protein MRPGDVVRRAADAVRDAATQSGRLRGVADNLDNHLDSVIRQIRDVDKYDSTVTTRGTNTKTTYWDRETGRPGSERGTIREDFGGGDRGDNATEIGNLGSSTDHGGHLGGHRFFGDTPDPGIIPQAGNLNTGAWKKMENEWAAWVANGYQVDYRIDIYPPGAVRPDALEVEYVVTNPSTGDEVYRNFPSFWNEAGESFDRKYSRDMPGLP
- a CDS encoding WXG100 family type VII secretion target — encoded protein: MAGHDFGATYSEMESAAQRLRDGRQSITDTLKELQGVIDDLVQDGFKTENASEAYSTAYSELTSSLDDASEAVNDMAQALDRMADSIRDKDAELAGG
- a CDS encoding FtsK/SpoIIIE domain-containing protein encodes the protein MRLKLTLHRHTSDPVDIVITTDSTATAGDVARHIAEADPARSIPFTDGDVLTLAVAPPTGERMVSLQPDIPIGEAPIGSGFAASVINYGPGFVSTARRDIVGLLRATTGPLAGQEFPLAAGRVSLGRDPGNDIVLSDPLVSKRHARLEVGAHVEVVDLNSANGVLVDGVQVQRVRIEEGTPFVIGATTLVLVFARTFDGSAAEEPIIERGGGLLFNRSPRVEVRYPGTRFKPPRIPTEKIGRLFPWPILIAPILMGAALYAINENPRSLLIIVMTPLMAFGNLINQSLQSKKGENHEYGLFERQYEQLEEDFFRGKPEEERARNAEAPPVAEVFDQAMRLGPMLWTRRPEHWNHLAVRLGSCRLPARNAIDDADTPEGLPEFIERIERLRARYEFVDDVPVFDTLSDAGSIGIAGPRALVADTMRGIAVQLFGLHAPNDLVAVAFADSAWTPELDWLKWLPHTSSERSPFAHGALADSAPTSASLLNSLEEYVSRAAARADKGEPRGPFKEDWNPLVYGTDVARAATERQKAPQVSVIVFVTGDAPVDRGRLTDVLERGADHGVHAVFVAPTVESLPAVCRSYIELTSSLDEARVGQVRTGQHFDSVRVEGVSNAYMQMFARRLAPVVDASTVVHDASDIPNSVMFLQLVDRAIAEDPSVVIERWRQNNTIVDRSPAPRPRLKKAGTLRAIVGQGVSDAMALDLRTHGPHALVGGTTGAGKSEFLQAWVLGMAAAHSPDRVTFLFVDYKGGSAFADCVDLPHCVGLVTDLSPHLVSRALTSLRAELQRREHLLNRKKAKDLLELEKRQDPECPPSLVLVIDEFAALASEMPEFVDGVVDIAQRGRSLGIHLIMATQRPAGVIKDNLRANTNLRIALRMADESDSRDVVDDPIAASFAPTIPGRAIAKIGPGRLVPFQAAYTGGWTDDDDSAAAEVRVAELRFGATGEWEPDRPPESDAHEELLGPNDQRRIVSTLVRASELAALPRPRRPWLDELSPLIDLRDLPNDGDTRIPIALMDVPEKQQQAQAVFVPDRDGSLVVYGTSGSGKSTVLKTIATAAGMRPDRGRVQVYCLDFASGALGALAALPHVGSVVDGADVERIQRLLRTLDKELDRRAAAFSAASAASVHEYRELVDPAMPRILVLIDNYPEFKKDWEVAPGRGPFYRIFMRILGEGRTLGVHTVITADRGNAVPSAVAANISRRVVLRMGDNAQYMLLGAPRDVLDEQSAPGRAVIDGHEAQIAVLGGTSNVVEQTKALAALGDRLREIGVRDLPEIGALPTSVRTAEMPARVDGMPVFGIADDTLAPRGFEPVGSFVISGPPQSGRTNALKALIVAMERFDPDLRLYHFGSRRAELKDFRPWVRSATKPEDEKELATELAELVVSDAPGSRILIVIEDIPHLADGPADRPMRGLLQAMNNSEHMLIGEAEITRASGSIGVLGEWKTGRQGIVLKPDTYDGEALFKVTFGRVKRSDFPVGRGIFVQAGRAVTMQVPFVAEPAGSGAPRPVAEPAGAHG
- a CDS encoding RDD family protein, which encodes MIWEIHEQERVIEGIDASGRPDPAYAAALGLLSAPFGRRALALACDLAIWVVIQLPLWIGALPLVVKLLTGAVSPYGFVNHPDFGLGVVTAGITVLLTLVFAVVQLVLHGRKGMTLGKAMAGVRSVNVRTLERPGVGAVLLRLLIVVAAGVVPFGSAVFLLSPTFDPQGRGRGWHDKATNVWLVDVRNGLDPYDEKRMRIARKTVNAEPVEERAELPSLATPLDPARQPEYRPGSRISAGVLGLARPPETSDRPTAPTPAPAPAQAPVPQPRLPQPQLPQLQPDGVPELMPAASRSATLVLRLDTGERIPVPGPILLGRNPDAAEHPGARPIRVADGSRTLSKTHMLVRPVTGGLEVVDCASTNGSGLIRAGVDEGLTAGVPVRAADGDRIRLGDRTADIVRA